A stretch of DNA from Oharaeibacter diazotrophicus:
GGCGATCGTGGTCGCGGGCGGCACCGTCGGGCCCGACGATCCGATCGGCGTCGAACTGCCGCCTCGGCCTTGGCAGCGGCTCGAGCGGGTGTAGGCTCGGCCGACCCGAGCGCAACCGAGGGGGCCGGCCATGCTGTTCATGATCATCGAACGCTTCCGCGACGACGACATGATCCCGATCTACCGGCGGGTCCGCGACGAAGGCCGGATGATCCCGGAGGGCCTGGAATACGTCGACAGCTGGGTGGAACCGAACTTCGGCCGCTGCTTCCAGCTGATGCGCTGCGCGGACTTGAAGCTGCTCCAGGAATGGGTCCTGAAATGGCGCGGGTCGGGCGTGAGCTTCGAGATCGTGCCGGTCCTGACCAGCGCGGAGACACGCGCCGTCGTCGCCCCGTTCCTCGATCAACCCTGATTCGCTCACGCGAAGTCGGTCGACAGCGGGCCGTCGGCCTTCACCGTCTCCATCGAGATGTAGGCGGAGACGTCGAAGAGCTCGATGCGGTGGATCAGGCGCTTGTAGACGTCGTCGTAGTGTTCGACGTTCGGGAGCGCCAGCTTCATGATGTAGTCGACGTTGCCGGTCAGGCGGTGGACCTCGACGATCTCCGGGATGTCGCCGATGGCACGGCGGAACT
This window harbors:
- a CDS encoding DUF3303 domain-containing protein, with product MLFMIIERFRDDDMIPIYRRVRDEGRMIPEGLEYVDSWVEPNFGRCFQLMRCADLKLLQEWVLKWRGSGVSFEIVPVLTSAETRAVVAPFLDQP